One genomic window of Bacillota bacterium includes the following:
- a CDS encoding 4Fe-4S binding protein has translation MRTFNIKTKRTFSALRQYGWLFTLTVAFGGLWYPRLGLLVFGVIFSLAVMSLFKGRYWCGNYCAHGSLFDHILLPLSRNRKIPNALKSVYVQAAVMTWFMYNLGSRFVRVAGLWGELHFWDRLGFVFVMSYLMVTIVGGTLGLLFAPRSWCQFCPMGTMQVLMYKLGKILGWTKRNDRKITLEAAVKCHKCAKCGRVCPMQLMPHTAFSAEGQFNDENCIRCLTCVENCPAKALTLSTTDEARLVVGQSNTTGYKGRLKITATITRIEQLSKDVREFTFSFVEPPTVAYLPGQYFVVKVEDRPEVYRAYSAASGENNQSVRLSIKYMPGGYGTSKIFDEFKVGQSHQLEGPMGNALLVDLTAKKFLLVAGGIGITPFIPIVDQLLAANKQVTLIYGVNTPDEFIYDEILASAAQKSGNLRYLKVVASPTPNYTERKGLVTDLLAELDLTDHRIYMCGSKGMVTATTKALMTRGIKEEHISAESA, from the coding sequence ATGCGTACATTCAATATCAAAACAAAGCGCACGTTTTCTGCTCTTCGCCAGTATGGGTGGTTATTCACGCTGACCGTGGCTTTTGGCGGCCTATGGTACCCCCGACTTGGCCTCTTGGTTTTCGGTGTAATATTTTCGTTAGCGGTTATGTCGCTGTTTAAGGGCCGCTACTGGTGCGGCAACTACTGTGCCCACGGCAGTCTTTTTGACCATATTTTGCTGCCACTCAGTCGAAATCGTAAGATACCTAATGCGCTTAAATCAGTGTACGTACAAGCGGCCGTCATGACTTGGTTTATGTACAACCTAGGCTCGCGTTTTGTGCGCGTGGCCGGTCTCTGGGGCGAGCTACACTTTTGGGATCGCCTAGGGTTTGTTTTTGTCATGAGCTACCTCATGGTGACCATTGTGGGCGGCACGCTGGGCCTTTTATTTGCGCCACGCAGTTGGTGTCAGTTCTGCCCCATGGGCACCATGCAAGTGCTCATGTACAAACTTGGCAAGATTTTGGGCTGGACTAAGAGGAACGACCGCAAAATTACGCTCGAAGCCGCGGTCAAGTGCCACAAGTGCGCTAAGTGTGGACGCGTCTGCCCCATGCAGCTCATGCCGCACACAGCCTTTTCGGCAGAGGGACAGTTTAACGACGAAAACTGCATCCGCTGCCTGACATGTGTAGAGAACTGCCCTGCGAAAGCGCTCACGCTCTCTACGACAGATGAAGCACGCCTTGTGGTGGGACAGAGCAACACTACGGGCTACAAAGGACGTCTGAAAATCACGGCGACGATTACACGCATCGAACAATTGTCTAAGGATGTGCGCGAGTTTACCTTCTCTTTCGTAGAGCCGCCCACTGTCGCCTACCTGCCTGGCCAGTACTTCGTAGTCAAAGTAGAGGATAGGCCTGAGGTCTATCGCGCCTACTCTGCCGCCAGCGGAGAAAACAACCAGAGTGTGCGCCTCAGCATTAAGTACATGCCTGGCGGGTACGGCACGAGCAAAATATTTGACGAATTTAAGGTGGGTCAATCGCACCAACTCGAGGGTCCTATGGGGAATGCGTTACTCGTTGACCTTACGGCGAAGAAATTCCTCTTAGTGGCCGGCGGTATCGGCATTACACCCTTCATCCCCATAGTCGATCAACTCTTGGCAGCAAACAAGCAGGTCACACTTATTTACGGCGTGAACACCCCTGACGAGTTCATCTACGATGAGATTCTAGCCAGCGCGGCACAGAAATCGGGCAACTTGCGCTACCTGAAGGTTGTGGCTTCTCCTACTCCCAATTACACCGAACGCAAAGGTCTAGTCACCGATCTACTGGCCGAGCTAGACTTAACTGATCACAGGATCTACATGTGCGGCTCAAAAGGCATGGTCACAGCGACTACGAAAGCTCTTATGACTCGCGGCATAAAGGAAGAGCACATTTCCGCGGAAAGCGCCTAA
- a CDS encoding alkaline phosphatase family protein, which translates to MSKRLVVISVDALSVDNWEQVNSLPTFRALLEQGAFSRELRSVFPTLTYAVHTTMVTGVHPATHGILHNNPLQPLVPEKEKAWYWYSRVIRAQTIYEVASVHGLRTAALLWPVTGGANINYNLPEIAALPGENQALKVMRHGSPLFCLELELRFGRLRSGASQPALDNFVTASAVHTLRTKRPDLMLIHLIDLDDKKHYFGTDSLEARQALERMDSRLAAIIGATKAAGTFAETAFLVIGDHGQLNVDYRVRPNNLLREQGLINLDGGKSEWRAYVQCSGGSAYLYVREGDLAAHEKAMAILLEAAGEDKYGIEAVHGPAAFPDLCGAHGIAAVIEARQGYYFDEAIAEPTVHYITAPGKQYATHGYSPHKPDYTCLFIAAGNGVLRRGDLGALEMVDIAPTMANLLGLPFSRRDGRPIAGLG; encoded by the coding sequence ATGTCTAAACGCTTAGTCGTCATATCTGTAGATGCTCTGTCAGTCGACAACTGGGAGCAAGTGAATAGCCTCCCCACTTTTCGTGCCCTGCTGGAACAAGGTGCTTTTAGCCGAGAGCTGCGCAGTGTCTTTCCTACGCTTACTTATGCGGTACACACGACCATGGTCACAGGGGTGCACCCCGCGACACACGGTATTTTGCACAACAATCCCCTGCAGCCTTTAGTGCCAGAGAAAGAAAAGGCCTGGTATTGGTATAGCCGCGTTATAAGGGCACAGACCATCTACGAGGTAGCCTCTGTGCATGGCTTACGTACTGCAGCGCTACTGTGGCCGGTCACGGGCGGTGCTAACATCAATTACAATTTGCCAGAAATTGCGGCACTACCAGGAGAAAACCAAGCGCTCAAAGTAATGCGCCATGGGAGCCCCTTGTTTTGCCTTGAGCTAGAGCTACGTTTTGGACGTTTGCGCTCGGGGGCAAGTCAGCCTGCGCTCGACAACTTTGTCACCGCAAGCGCTGTGCATACCCTAAGGACTAAGCGGCCGGACCTGATGCTCATACACTTAATCGATCTTGACGACAAAAAGCACTACTTCGGAACAGACAGCCTTGAAGCCAGGCAGGCCTTAGAGCGCATGGATAGCCGCTTGGCCGCCATTATCGGGGCGACAAAGGCGGCCGGTACTTTTGCGGAGACCGCTTTCTTGGTCATTGGCGACCACGGCCAACTAAATGTCGACTACCGAGTGCGACCCAACAATTTGCTGCGTGAGCAGGGCCTAATTAATCTTGATGGCGGGAAGAGCGAATGGCGCGCCTATGTGCAATGTTCGGGTGGCAGTGCCTACCTCTATGTGCGTGAGGGTGACTTGGCAGCGCATGAAAAAGCTATGGCGATACTCTTAGAAGCTGCGGGCGAAGACAAGTATGGTATAGAGGCAGTGCACGGTCCGGCAGCTTTTCCCGACCTGTGTGGGGCACATGGTATTGCGGCAGTGATAGAAGCGCGCCAAGGTTACTACTTCGACGAAGCCATCGCCGAACCAACTGTGCACTACATTACTGCGCCCGGCAAGCAGTATGCCACCCATGGGTACTCGCCACACAAACCGGACTATACTTGTCTCTTTATAGCTGCGGGCAATGGCGTGTTAAGGCGTGGCGATTTAGGCGCTTTAGAGATGGTGGATATCGCACCCACCATGGCCAACTTGCTAGGGCTGCCTTTTTCCCGTAGGGATGGGCGACCGATTGCCGGGCTGGGCTAA
- a CDS encoding MFS transporter → MMYDWANSVYSAVVTAAILPLFFTSLTGAAGISSTTSSVYWGYATAAASLIIAMMAPLLGALGDYKGMKMRLFKVFLAIGVLSTAALALSTQWQIVLGISIVTAIGFAGASIFYDASLVDVTTSERMDKVSSYGFALGYIGGSTIPFVGSIALIMFGERIGVPRLLATQISFIITALWWAVFSLPLLRNVKQVHFLEPVADPIAASFRRIKATLSNAKEHRRVFLFLAAYFFYIDGVGTIIRMATIYGASVGIGTETMLAALVVIQIVAFPCAIIFGRLAEKLGSATMILAGIGIYMVISILGFRMTTAADFWGIALLVATAQGGIQAISRSHFGKMIPKNRSNEFFGMYDIFARFSAILGPAMFAMLTQATGNPRFGVLSVMFQFTVGAILFWWSERGTAAVKVAM, encoded by the coding sequence ATGATGTATGACTGGGCCAATTCCGTATACTCAGCGGTGGTGACGGCCGCGATTTTGCCGCTGTTTTTTACTTCGCTGACTGGCGCCGCTGGGATTTCTTCTACTACGTCAAGTGTCTACTGGGGATATGCTACCGCAGCCGCCTCTCTGATTATTGCAATGATGGCGCCTTTACTCGGGGCTCTCGGGGACTACAAGGGCATGAAGATGCGTCTTTTCAAAGTATTCTTGGCCATTGGGGTGCTCTCGACTGCTGCTCTCGCTTTGTCCACGCAGTGGCAAATTGTTTTAGGCATTTCGATTGTCACTGCCATTGGGTTCGCCGGTGCTTCCATCTTCTATGATGCGTCTCTCGTGGATGTCACTACTTCTGAGCGTATGGATAAGGTCTCGAGCTACGGTTTTGCCCTAGGTTACATTGGGGGCAGCACGATTCCCTTTGTTGGCTCTATTGCCTTGATTATGTTTGGCGAGCGCATAGGTGTGCCACGCCTCTTAGCTACCCAGATTTCTTTTATAATTACGGCTCTCTGGTGGGCAGTGTTTTCTCTGCCACTCTTACGCAACGTCAAGCAAGTGCATTTTCTTGAACCAGTGGCTGACCCCATCGCTGCCAGCTTTCGCCGTATAAAGGCCACCCTAAGTAACGCCAAGGAGCATCGGCGGGTGTTCTTGTTCCTTGCGGCGTACTTCTTCTATATTGACGGCGTCGGTACGATTATCCGCATGGCCACTATTTACGGCGCGAGCGTGGGCATCGGCACGGAGACCATGCTAGCTGCGTTAGTAGTCATTCAAATAGTAGCCTTTCCCTGCGCTATTATCTTTGGGCGTCTAGCCGAAAAACTCGGCAGTGCGACTATGATTTTAGCAGGTATCGGCATCTACATGGTCATCAGCATCCTCGGTTTTCGCATGACGACAGCGGCGGATTTTTGGGGCATCGCCCTGCTCGTGGCCACCGCACAGGGAGGCATCCAGGCCATCTCTCGCTCGCATTTTGGCAAAATGATCCCTAAGAATCGCTCTAATGAGTTTTTTGGTATGTACGATATTTTCGCTCGATTCTCCGCAATTCTTGGTCCCGCGATGTTCGCCATGCTTACTCAGGCTACGGGCAACCCACGCTTTGGGGTGCTGAGCGTCATGTTTCAGTTTACTGTGGGGGCCATCCTTTTCTGGTGGTCGGAGAGAGGTACAGCTGCCGTAAAAGTAGCTATGTAG